The following nucleotide sequence is from Pseudomonas sp. S09G 359.
CCCAGGCCCAGGCATGGCCGCTGATTCGCCAGCGCCGCTCGACCCTGATCGCCGCGCCCACCGGCTCCGGCAAGACGCTGACGGCGTTCCTTGCGGTACTGGACGACCTCGTCCACCAGGGTATGGCCCACGGCGGGCAACTGCCGGATGAGACGCAGGTGATCTACGTGTCGCCGCTCAAGGCGCTCTCGAACGATATCCAGATCAACCTGCAGACCCCGCTGGCCGGGATCACCGAGCATTTGCAGGGCATGGGCTTGCCGCCGCTGGTCATCCGCACCGCCGTGCGCACCGGCGACACCGCGCAAAAAGACCGCGCGCAGATGCGCAAGCGCGCGCCGCATATCCTGGTGACCACCCCGGAATCGCTGTACGTGCTGCTCGGCTCGGACTCCGGCCGGCAGATGCTCGCCAGCACGCGCACGGTGATTGTCGATGAGATCCACGCCATCGCCGCCGGCAAACGCGGCAGCCACCTGGCGCTGAGCCTGGAGCGTCTGCAAGGGCTGTGCGCCGAGCCGCTGACCCGCATCGGCCTGTCGGCCACGCAAAAGCCTATCGAAGCGGTGTCACGCTTTCTGGTGGGCACCGGCCGTGAGTGCGCCATCGTCGATATCGGCCACGCCCGCCCCCGCGACCTGGGTATCGAAGTACCGCCGGTGCCGCTGTCGGCGGTGATGGCCAACGATGTGTGGGAGCTGGTCTACGACCGCCTTGCCGAATTGGCCCGCGAACACCGCACTACGCTGGTGTTCGTCAACACCCGGCGGCTGGCCGAACGCCTGGCCCGACATTTGAGCGAACGCCTGGGCAAGACCGCCGTGGCTGCCCACCATGGCAGCCTGGCCAAAGAGCTGCGCCTGGATGCCGAGCAACGGCTCAAGGCCGGCGGGCTGCAAGTGCTGATCGCCACCGCGTCCCTGGAGCTGGGGATTGATATCGGCGATGTCGACCTGGTGTGCCAGATCGGCTCGCCTGGGTCTATCAACGGCTTTCTGCAACGGGTCGGCCGCTCCGGCCACCAGGTGGGTGGCACGCCCAAGGGGCGCCTGTTCGCCACCACCCGCGACGACCTGATCGAGTGCGCCGCGCTGCTCGACTGCGTGCGCCGGGGTGAGCTGGACACCTTGCACATTCCAGTCGCCCCGCTGGAGGTGCTGGCACAGCAAATCATCGCCGAAGTCAGCGCCCGCGAATGGCCGGAGCAAGACCTGCTGAACCTCATCCACCGCGCCGCGCCCTACGCCGCACTGGACCAGCGCCACTACCAGGCGCTGTTGCAGATGCTCGCCGAGGGCTACAACGGTCGCCAGGGCATCCGAAGCGCCTACCTGCACCGCGATGCCCTGACCCGCACCCTGCGCGGTCGCCGTGGCGCCAGGCTGACCGCCGTGACCAGCGGCGGCACCATCCCCGACAACGCCGACTACAGCGTACTGCTGGAGCCCCAGAGCCTGAACATCGGCAGCGTGAATGAAGACTTTGCGGTGGAAAGCATCGCCGGGGATATCTTCCAGCTCGGCAATACCTCCTATCGCATCCTGCGGGTCGAGGCCGGCAAGGTGCGGGTCGAGGATGCCCACGGCCAGCCGCCGACCATACCGTTCTGGCTCGGCGAAGCGCCGGGGCGCAGCAACGAGTTGTCGTCCGCCGTGGCGCGTTTGCAGGGCCACCTGGACGCGTTGCTCGGCGCCACGCCCGGCGAGCTGCAGCCGGCCCAGGATTGGCTCACCGGCACCCTTGGCCTGAACCGCGCCAGCGCCGAGCAGATCCTCGATTACCTGGCCCGCGCACGCCTGGTCCTCGGTGCGCTGCCGTCGCTGGACACGTTGATCATGGAGCGGTTTTTCGATGCATCCGGCGGTACTCAACTGATCATCCACACCCCGTACGGCAGCCGCGTCAACCGTGCCTGGGGCCTGGCCCTGCGCAAGCGGTTTTGCCGCACGTTCAACTTCGAACTGCAGGCGGCGGCCAGCGAAAATGCAATCGTGCTGTCGCTGTCCACCAGCCACAGTTTCGAGCTGGACGAGGTATGGCGTTATCTGCACAGCCACAGCGCCGAACACATCCTGATCCAGGCCGTGCTGGATGCGCCGCTGTTCGGTGTGCGCTGGCGCTGGAATGCCGGCGTGGCCCTGGCGTTGCCGCGCTACACCGGCGGGCGCAAAGTGGCGCCGCAGATCCAGCGCATGAAAAGCGAAGACCTGATCGCCAGCGTGTTTCCCGACCAGATTGCCTGCCTGGAAAACCTCGCCGGAGAACGCGAAGTACCCGAACACCCGTTGGTGGAACAGACCCTCGACGACTGCCTGCACGAAGCCATGGACAGCGACGCCTGGCTGGCCCTGCTGCGACGCATGGAGCGCGGCGCGGTGCGCCTGATCAGCCGCGACCTGCCCGCCCCCTCGCCGATGGCTGCCGAGATTCTCAGCGCGCGGCCCTACACCTTTCTTGATGATGCGCCGCTGGAAGAACGCCGCACCCAGGCCGTGCTCAACCGGCGCTGGAGCGACCCGCAGAGCACCGACGACCTCGGCGCACTGGATGCCGACGCCATTGCCGGCGTGCGTGAAGAAGCCTGGCCGACGCCCCATGGGCTGGATGAAATGCATGAGGCGCTGATGAGCCTGGCGTGCATTGCCGCCAACGAAGTCACGCCGCAGTGGGCGCAGTGGCTGCAAGCCCTGGCCACGGCTGGGCGCGCCTATCAATTGCACAACGGCCTGTGGGTGGCAGTTGAGCGCCTGGGCTGTCTGCAGGCGATTTACCCCAACAACCTGCCGCTGCTGGCGGGCTTCGATGAGCCCTGGACCTTCGAGGACGCGGTGGTGGAAGTGCTACGCGCGCGCCTCGGCGGTTTTGGCCCGCTGACGCTGATCGAGATCGCCGCGCCCCTGGGCCTGGCGGTGGCCGACGTCACCCAGGCCCTGGCCCGGCTGGAGCAGGAAGGCTATGTGCTGCGCGGTCGCTTCAGCCCCGGCGCCACGCACGAGCAATGGTGCGAGCGGCATTTGCTGGCGCGCATTCATCGCTACACGGTCAAACGTCTGCGCCGTGAGATCGAGCCGGTGGCGTTGCAGGACTTCATGCGTTTTCTGTTCGACTGGCAGCATCTGTCCCAGAGCACTCGCGGCCAGGGCAGCGCCGTGCTGCCGAAAATTATCGGACAGTTCGAAGGCTATGCCGCCGCCGCATCCGCCTGGGACAGTGACTTGCTCAGTGCGCGTCTCAAGGATTACAGCGCCACCTGGCTCGATGAACTGTGCCGCAGCGGCAAGTGGGTATGGATGCGCCTGAGTCACAAGGCCAGCGCCATCGCGCTGCGCAGTACCCCGGTGGTGCTGCTGCCGCGCAGCCAGGTGGGGTTATGGAGCGGGTTGACTGAGCCTGGCGACAGCACGACGCTGTCGCCGAAGGCGCAAAAAGTCCACCTGGCCCTGCGCGAACACGGTGCGCTGTTCTTTGATGAGCTGGTGCAGGAGGCGCATCTGCTGCGCAGCGAACTGGAAACCGCCCTGCAGGAGCTGGTGGGCGCGGGCCTGGTCAATGCCGACAGCTTCGCCGGCCTGCGCGCCCTGACCACGCCAGCCAGCAAACGCCAGGCACGTAGCAGCCGGCGCGGGCGTGGGGCGTTTATCGGCGGCATGGACGATGCCGGGCGCTGGGCGCTGATCCGCCGCCCTGCCACCGCCGCCGGCCCACACTCGGCGGAGACACTTGAACACGTGGCGATGACTTTGCTGCGCCGCTATGGCGTGGTGTTCTGGCGGATACTCGAGCGCGAGGCGGACTGGCTACCGAGCTGGCGCGAGTTGCTGCGCACCTTTCACCGGCTGGAGGCACGGGGTGAGATTCGCGGCGGGCGGTTTGTCAGCGGGTTGGCGGGTGAGCAGTTTGCCTTGCCTGAGGCGATCCCATTGCTGCGCGAGGTGCGGCGCAGGCCCCATGACGGGAGTTTGATTGCGGTGTGTGGGGCGGACCCGTTGAACCTGGTGGGAACCTTGCTGCCGGGCGATAAAGTGCCGGCAGTGAGTGGCAACCGCATTGTGTATCGGGATGGCTTGCCGGCGGCAGTGATGGTCGGCGGCAAGCAGCAGGTGCTGGTGGAGGTTGATCAGCAGGCGGTGCAGGAGAAGCTGATCAGGCATTGAGGGCCCCATCGGGGGCAAGCCGAATCGTCGCACCGCCCCTCCCACATTTTGATCTGTGAACACATTCAAGTGTGGGAGGGGGCTTGCCCCCGATAGCGTCCGCCCAGGCACCACCTACCCCGAGGTACGCGGCTGCTCGGTAATCGCCACCGCCTCCGGCTCCCCGCGCTTGGGCAACAAAACCTGCTGTGGATAAGTTTGCGCGAAATGCACCTCATCACAGTTATCCACAAGCTTTTTGAGCCGCTGGTTAAACGCACGGCTCACCGCATACTGCCCGCCCGACACAGTCCGGAACTGCGCGGTGAGCACCACGCCGTTAAGGTCCATTTTGTCGACGCCGAATACCTCCAGCGGCCCTTGCAGGTTGTACTTGAGGAACACGTCGTCGCGGATCGACTGGCCGGCCTCGCGGATCAGCTCCACGGCCTTGTCCACGTCGGTGTCGTAGGTGAACTGTACCGAGAAGAACGCATAGGCAAATTGCCGCGATTGGTTGGTCACCGCCTTGATCTGCCCGAATGGCACCGAGTGCACAAAACCCTTGCCGTCGCGCAGGCGCAGGGTGCGGATGGTCAGGCCTTCGACCGTGCCGGCGTGGCCGGAGTCGAGCACCACCCAGTCGCCGATCGACAGCGTGTCTTCAATGATGATGAACAGGCCGGTGATCACATCCTGCACCAGTTGCTGGGAGCCGAAACCGATGGCCAGGCCGACCACCCCGGCACCCGCCAGCAGCGGTGCCACGTTGATGCCCAGGTTGGCCATGGTGGTGATCGCGCAGATCACCACCAGGATGATTTTTATCGCATTACGCAGCAGCGGCAGGATGGTCTTGACCCGCGTGCTGGGCTGGCGGCTGGAGCGTTTGTTTACCGGCGGTTTCAGCGCTTCCTGGATCGCGGTGTCGAGCACCACCCAGAACAGCCAGGTCATCAGCAGGATCAGGCCGATGCTGCTGAGTGAATCGCTGATCGCCCGGCCCACCGAGTTGCGCTGCGCAAACTCGAACAGCGACACCCCCCATATCCGCCCGAGAATCTCGATAAAGGCAATCGCCATGACGATGCGCAGGATCGCGTGCAACAGGCTGAGAAAGCGCTCCTTGTAAGCGCTGCTGCGCTGGACCGCCACCTGGCTGCGCGACTTGAACAGGTGCTGCAACACCGTGCTGAGGAACACCGTGCCAATCAACAGCAGCGTGGTGAACAGCGCGCACCGCAGGGCTTTCTGGTTATCGTCGCCGGCGCCGATCAGGTTGATCGCCGAGACCAGCACCATCAACAGGATCGGCCAGTACCACAGCCCGGAAAACACCCGCAGCGATTGCTGCAA
It contains:
- a CDS encoding mechanosensitive ion channel family protein; the encoded protein is MPNLKTALLLGALLLCGSGALHAAAAAPEPEAPAKPELLVEGGLLGAISSSIDDVQQKLDLNQNLIDEWRLRADRAADEVGRLVNQTTERSPWSVAGDFLLLSGVWVGAFTLLTLLGRFIVQRLGRRSFFERRKRLLAVLGYVLPYTIPALICLPLTLSVSHFLPTSIGRALALCFAYATSSGIFSTSMLLCVIVMFNVGHKRPAVQIIRDYCPKPLFLIGFLAALSDALTSPQIARQLGGNITSSIAVFTGLFAAVIFGVLVVRLRRPVAHLIRNRPLASRLKHPALQQSLRVFSGLWYWPILLMVLVSAINLIGAGDDNQKALRCALFTTLLLIGTVFLSTVLQHLFKSRSQVAVQRSSAYKERFLSLLHAILRIVMAIAFIEILGRIWGVSLFEFAQRNSVGRAISDSLSSIGLILLMTWLFWVVLDTAIQEALKPPVNKRSSRQPSTRVKTILPLLRNAIKIILVVICAITTMANLGINVAPLLAGAGVVGLAIGFGSQQLVQDVITGLFIIIEDTLSIGDWVVLDSGHAGTVEGLTIRTLRLRDGKGFVHSVPFGQIKAVTNQSRQFAYAFFSVQFTYDTDVDKAVELIREAGQSIRDDVFLKYNLQGPLEVFGVDKMDLNGVVLTAQFRTVSGGQYAVSRAFNQRLKKLVDNCDEVHFAQTYPQQVLLPKRGEPEAVAITEQPRTSG
- a CDS encoding DEAD/DEAH box helicase; translated protein: MNLPESTDTALSGFHPAVSAWFRATFASVTSAQAQAWPLIRQRRSTLIAAPTGSGKTLTAFLAVLDDLVHQGMAHGGQLPDETQVIYVSPLKALSNDIQINLQTPLAGITEHLQGMGLPPLVIRTAVRTGDTAQKDRAQMRKRAPHILVTTPESLYVLLGSDSGRQMLASTRTVIVDEIHAIAAGKRGSHLALSLERLQGLCAEPLTRIGLSATQKPIEAVSRFLVGTGRECAIVDIGHARPRDLGIEVPPVPLSAVMANDVWELVYDRLAELAREHRTTLVFVNTRRLAERLARHLSERLGKTAVAAHHGSLAKELRLDAEQRLKAGGLQVLIATASLELGIDIGDVDLVCQIGSPGSINGFLQRVGRSGHQVGGTPKGRLFATTRDDLIECAALLDCVRRGELDTLHIPVAPLEVLAQQIIAEVSAREWPEQDLLNLIHRAAPYAALDQRHYQALLQMLAEGYNGRQGIRSAYLHRDALTRTLRGRRGARLTAVTSGGTIPDNADYSVLLEPQSLNIGSVNEDFAVESIAGDIFQLGNTSYRILRVEAGKVRVEDAHGQPPTIPFWLGEAPGRSNELSSAVARLQGHLDALLGATPGELQPAQDWLTGTLGLNRASAEQILDYLARARLVLGALPSLDTLIMERFFDASGGTQLIIHTPYGSRVNRAWGLALRKRFCRTFNFELQAAASENAIVLSLSTSHSFELDEVWRYLHSHSAEHILIQAVLDAPLFGVRWRWNAGVALALPRYTGGRKVAPQIQRMKSEDLIASVFPDQIACLENLAGEREVPEHPLVEQTLDDCLHEAMDSDAWLALLRRMERGAVRLISRDLPAPSPMAAEILSARPYTFLDDAPLEERRTQAVLNRRWSDPQSTDDLGALDADAIAGVREEAWPTPHGLDEMHEALMSLACIAANEVTPQWAQWLQALATAGRAYQLHNGLWVAVERLGCLQAIYPNNLPLLAGFDEPWTFEDAVVEVLRARLGGFGPLTLIEIAAPLGLAVADVTQALARLEQEGYVLRGRFSPGATHEQWCERHLLARIHRYTVKRLRREIEPVALQDFMRFLFDWQHLSQSTRGQGSAVLPKIIGQFEGYAAAASAWDSDLLSARLKDYSATWLDELCRSGKWVWMRLSHKASAIALRSTPVVLLPRSQVGLWSGLTEPGDSTTLSPKAQKVHLALREHGALFFDELVQEAHLLRSELETALQELVGAGLVNADSFAGLRALTTPASKRQARSSRRGRGAFIGGMDDAGRWALIRRPATAAGPHSAETLEHVAMTLLRRYGVVFWRILEREADWLPSWRELLRTFHRLEARGEIRGGRFVSGLAGEQFALPEAIPLLREVRRRPHDGSLIAVCGADPLNLVGTLLPGDKVPAVSGNRIVYRDGLPAAVMVGGKQQVLVEVDQQAVQEKLIRH